The following proteins come from a genomic window of Streptomyces liliiviolaceus:
- the yjfF gene encoding galactofuranose ABC transporter, permease protein YjfF produces MTTTTHKPAAPDSRAPSRASRVLADRRLPVLVTAALFLLMYAIGLSRYQNYGFAETQVFLNLFIDNSYLLVAAVGATFVILSGGIDLSVGSVIGFTTMFTAWLVEKQGLPLVLVIPMALAVGAFGGYLMGYVIQNFEIQPFIVTLAGLFLFRGLCLVISKESISITDSSVSSMAQAQVSVGGGFLSIGAIVSLVVLAAAFYVLHYTRFGRRVYAVGGNEQSALLMGLPQGGTKIAVYTMSGFCSALAGLLFTLYIQSGDPLHATGLELDAIAAVVIGGTLLTGGSGYVVGTLFGVLVLGLIKSLIQFEGTLSSWWTKIATGVLLCAFILIQRTMTTRRKT; encoded by the coding sequence ATGACCACGACCACCCACAAGCCCGCTGCGCCGGACAGCCGTGCGCCGAGCAGGGCGTCACGCGTCCTCGCCGACCGGCGCCTGCCCGTCCTGGTGACGGCCGCGCTCTTCCTCCTCATGTACGCCATCGGCCTCAGCCGGTACCAGAACTACGGGTTCGCCGAGACACAGGTGTTCCTGAACCTGTTCATCGACAACAGCTACCTCCTGGTCGCGGCCGTCGGCGCCACCTTCGTCATCCTCTCCGGAGGCATCGACCTCTCGGTGGGCTCGGTCATCGGCTTCACCACCATGTTCACGGCCTGGCTCGTGGAGAAGCAGGGCCTGCCGCTGGTGCTCGTCATCCCCATGGCCCTGGCCGTGGGAGCCTTCGGCGGCTACCTCATGGGCTATGTGATCCAGAACTTCGAGATCCAGCCGTTCATCGTGACCCTGGCGGGGCTGTTCCTCTTCCGCGGCCTGTGCCTGGTCATCAGCAAGGAATCCATCTCCATCACCGACTCCTCGGTCAGCAGCATGGCCCAGGCGCAGGTGTCCGTGGGAGGCGGGTTCCTCTCCATCGGGGCGATCGTCTCGCTGGTGGTGCTGGCCGCGGCGTTCTACGTGCTGCACTACACGCGCTTCGGCCGGCGGGTGTACGCCGTCGGCGGCAACGAGCAGTCCGCGCTGCTGATGGGGCTGCCGCAGGGCGGTACGAAGATCGCGGTGTACACGATGAGCGGGTTCTGCTCCGCGCTGGCGGGGTTGTTGTTCACGCTGTACATCCAGTCCGGTGACCCGTTGCACGCGACCGGACTGGAGCTCGACGCGATCGCCGCGGTCGTCATCGGGGGGACGCTGCTGACCGGTGGGTCGGGGTATGTGGTGGGCACGCTGTTCGGTGTGCTGGTACTCGGCCTGATCAAGAGCCTGATCCAGTTCGAGGGCACGTTGAGCTCGTGGTGGACGAAGATCGCTACGGGTGTGTTGCTGTGCGCGTTCATCCTGATCCAGCGAACGATGACGACGCGCCGTAAGACGTAG
- a CDS encoding sugar ABC transporter ATP-binding protein — translation MAEPLPVLEMTGIVKEFPGVRALSGVDFRLFPGEIHALLGENGAGKSTLIKVLTGVYSLDGGTVTLNGTSVRFHSPSQAQQAGISTVYQEVNLCPNLSVAENIFIGREPTRFGRIQWKRLRREAAELVDRLGLDIDVEAPLSSYPLAVQQLVAIVRSVGTGDSDGSGSGTKVLILDEPTSSLDRDEVLELFALMRRLKGEGVAILFVSHFLDQIYEVCDRMTVLRNGALVGEHMVRDLDQVGLVQLMIGKALDQLEELHDHQLHADVGESLLKADGVGRAGSIAPFDLEIKKGEVVGLAGLLGSGRTELARLLFGADQPDTGKVAIGGKQVSMSAPNDAIAAGVAFCSENRKTEGLVPDLTVRENIILALQATRGWTRPIPVAQRDELVAKYIKALDIRPANPEARVGQLSGGNQQKVLLARWLITQPKLLILDEPTRGIDIGAKAEIQKLVVSLSEEGMAVLYIAAELEEVLRLSHTIGVLRDRKLVAQLANGPEITPTRILETIASGEHQ, via the coding sequence ATGGCAGAGCCGCTGCCCGTCCTGGAGATGACGGGCATAGTCAAAGAGTTTCCGGGGGTACGGGCTCTGTCGGGTGTCGACTTCCGGCTCTTCCCCGGCGAGATCCACGCCCTGCTCGGCGAGAACGGCGCCGGCAAGTCCACCCTCATCAAGGTGCTGACCGGGGTCTACTCCCTGGACGGCGGCACCGTCACCCTGAACGGCACGTCCGTACGCTTCCACAGCCCCTCGCAGGCCCAGCAGGCCGGGATCAGCACGGTCTACCAGGAGGTCAACCTCTGCCCCAACCTGTCGGTGGCGGAGAACATCTTCATCGGACGCGAACCCACCCGCTTCGGCCGCATCCAGTGGAAGCGGCTGCGCCGCGAGGCCGCCGAGCTGGTCGACCGCCTGGGCCTCGACATCGACGTGGAGGCCCCGCTGTCCTCGTACCCGCTGGCCGTGCAGCAACTGGTCGCGATCGTACGGTCGGTGGGGACCGGTGACAGCGACGGCTCCGGCTCGGGCACCAAGGTGCTCATCCTCGACGAGCCGACCTCCAGCCTCGACCGCGACGAGGTGCTCGAACTCTTCGCCCTGATGCGGCGGTTGAAGGGCGAGGGCGTGGCGATCCTGTTCGTCTCGCACTTCCTCGACCAGATCTACGAGGTCTGCGACCGGATGACGGTCCTGCGCAACGGCGCCCTCGTGGGCGAGCACATGGTCCGCGACCTCGACCAGGTCGGCCTCGTCCAGCTGATGATCGGCAAGGCCCTGGACCAGCTGGAGGAGCTCCACGACCACCAACTCCACGCGGACGTCGGGGAGTCGCTGCTCAAGGCCGACGGCGTCGGCCGGGCCGGCAGTATCGCCCCCTTCGACCTGGAGATCAAGAAGGGCGAGGTCGTCGGGCTCGCCGGACTGCTCGGCTCCGGCCGCACCGAACTGGCCCGGCTGCTCTTCGGCGCCGACCAGCCGGACACCGGCAAGGTGGCCATCGGCGGCAAGCAGGTCTCCATGAGCGCCCCGAACGACGCCATCGCCGCGGGCGTCGCCTTCTGCTCGGAGAACCGCAAGACCGAAGGCCTCGTACCGGACCTGACCGTGCGCGAGAACATCATCCTCGCCCTGCAGGCCACCCGCGGCTGGACCCGGCCCATCCCGGTCGCCCAGCGCGACGAACTCGTCGCCAAGTACATCAAGGCCCTGGACATCCGGCCGGCCAACCCCGAGGCCAGGGTGGGCCAGCTCAGCGGCGGCAACCAGCAGAAGGTGCTGCTCGCCCGCTGGCTGATCACGCAGCCGAAGCTGCTGATCCTGGACGAGCCGACGCGCGGCATCGACATCGGCGCGAAGGCCGAGATCCAGAAACTGGTGGTCTCGCTCTCCGAGGAAGGCATGGCCGTGCTGTACATCGCGGCCGAGCTGGAGGAGGTCCTGCGGCTCAGCCACACCATCGGCGTGCTGCGCGACCGCAAGCTCGTGGCCCAACTGGCCAACGGGCCCGAGATCACCCCCACCCGGATCCTGGAGACCATCGCGAGCGGAGAGCACCAGTGA
- a CDS encoding ABC transporter permease, with translation MTTTPRWRTLTRHHLFWPVAVLVVLLLVNVPFTPDFFSIKMTDGHLYGSLVSIVLFGSPLILVAVGMTLVIATGGIDLSVGAVVAITGALTCSYISDQADQDALSGVLLAMGIGLAAAVVCGLWNGFLVARMGIQPIIATLIIMVAGRGVAQLITDGQIITVNSEPYKLIGGGYWLTLPFSIFVVAAVVAVTVALTRRTALGLLVESVGGNAEASRLVGIRSRRIKIMVYVFCALCAGIAGLMISSNTSAADGNNAGLWIELDAILAVVIGGTSLLGGRFSIGGTVVGALVIQTLTTTIYTIGVPTQTNLVFKAAVVIIVCLMQSPKFRAKVFGGGRFGGRFGGKRGAGQAAARADATTTTPETVRTMEVS, from the coding sequence GTGACCACCACACCCCGATGGCGAACGCTGACCCGCCATCATCTGTTCTGGCCGGTCGCCGTGCTGGTCGTCCTGCTGCTCGTCAACGTCCCGTTCACACCGGACTTCTTCTCGATCAAGATGACGGACGGCCACCTCTACGGCAGCCTCGTCTCGATCGTCCTGTTCGGCTCGCCCCTCATCCTGGTCGCCGTCGGGATGACCCTGGTCATCGCCACCGGCGGCATCGACCTGTCCGTCGGCGCGGTGGTTGCCATCACCGGCGCCCTGACCTGCTCGTACATCAGTGACCAGGCCGACCAGGACGCGCTGTCCGGAGTGCTGCTCGCGATGGGCATCGGCCTGGCGGCGGCGGTCGTCTGCGGTCTGTGGAACGGCTTCCTGGTCGCCCGGATGGGCATCCAGCCGATCATCGCCACGCTGATCATCATGGTCGCCGGCCGCGGAGTCGCCCAGCTCATCACCGACGGACAGATCATCACCGTCAACAGCGAGCCGTACAAGCTGATCGGCGGCGGCTACTGGCTGACGCTGCCCTTCTCCATCTTCGTGGTGGCCGCCGTGGTCGCCGTCACCGTGGCACTGACCCGCCGCACGGCCCTCGGCCTGCTCGTCGAGTCGGTCGGCGGCAACGCCGAGGCCAGCCGCCTGGTCGGCATCCGCTCCCGCCGCATCAAGATCATGGTGTACGTGTTCTGCGCGCTGTGCGCCGGGATCGCGGGCCTGATGATCAGCTCCAACACCTCGGCCGCGGACGGCAACAACGCCGGTCTGTGGATCGAACTGGACGCGATCCTCGCCGTCGTCATCGGCGGTACGTCGCTGCTGGGCGGCCGGTTCTCGATCGGCGGCACGGTCGTCGGCGCGCTCGTCATCCAGACGCTCACCACCACGATCTACACCATCGGCGTGCCCACCCAGACCAACCTGGTCTTCAAGGCCGCCGTCGTCATCATCGTCTGCCTGATGCAGTCCCCGAAGTTCCGCGCCAAGGTGTTCGGCGGCGGTCGCTTCGGCGGACGGTTCGGCGGGAAGCGGGGCGCCGGGCAGGCCGCGGCCCGGGCGGACGCCACCACGACGACGCCTGAGACCGTACGCACGATGGAGGTGTCGTGA